A single window of Paracoccus albus DNA harbors:
- a CDS encoding cysteine desulfurase, with translation MSFDVDNIRADFPILSREVNGRPLVYLDNGASAQKPKQVIDAITRAYEGEYANVHRGLHFLSNLATDNYERVRAIISKFLNAPHEDEVIFTSGSTEAINMVSYGWAAPRLQAGDEIVLSVLEHHANIVPWHFLRERQGVVLKWVEPEADGSLPPEKVLEAVGPKTKLIAVTHMSNVTGTIVDVGAIAKGTDVPVLVDGSQAAVHMPLDLGALGVDFYCITGHKLYGPSGSGAIWISRERQTEMRPFMGGGDMIRTVTRDGVDYAEPPLKFEAGTPGIVNQIGLGAALDYLMELGMKNIAAHEHTLRDHARNRLRELNWLHVQGDAPEKGAIFSLTMDGAHAHDISTILDKRGIAVRAGSHCAMPLMDFYDITASARASFAMYNTVQEVDALIDGLQFCRELFA, from the coding sequence ATGAGCTTTGACGTCGATAATATTCGCGCGGATTTCCCTATTCTCAGCCGCGAGGTCAACGGCAGGCCGCTGGTATATCTGGACAACGGCGCCAGTGCGCAGAAGCCGAAGCAGGTCATTGACGCAATCACCCGCGCCTATGAAGGCGAATATGCAAATGTCCATCGCGGTCTTCATTTCCTGTCGAATCTGGCAACCGATAATTATGAGCGTGTCCGGGCCATCATCTCGAAATTCCTGAATGCGCCGCATGAGGATGAGGTGATCTTCACCTCCGGCTCGACCGAGGCGATCAATATGGTCAGCTATGGTTGGGCGGCCCCGCGCTTGCAGGCCGGCGATGAAATCGTGCTGTCGGTGTTGGAGCATCACGCCAATATCGTGCCGTGGCATTTCCTGCGCGAAAGGCAGGGCGTGGTGCTGAAATGGGTCGAACCCGAAGCCGATGGCAGTCTGCCGCCCGAAAAAGTGCTGGAAGCGGTCGGTCCGAAAACGAAGCTGATCGCGGTCACGCATATGTCGAATGTCACTGGCACGATCGTTGATGTGGGTGCCATTGCCAAGGGCACCGATGTTCCGGTGCTGGTCGATGGCAGTCAGGCAGCGGTGCATATGCCGCTGGATCTTGGTGCGCTTGGCGTGGATTTCTACTGCATCACCGGCCACAAGCTGTACGGACCGTCAGGCTCTGGCGCGATCTGGATCAGCCGAGAGCGGCAGACCGAGATGCGCCCCTTCATGGGTGGCGGGGATATGATCCGTACCGTCACCCGCGATGGCGTCGACTACGCAGAACCGCCGCTGAAATTCGAAGCCGGCACCCCGGGCATCGTCAACCAGATCGGCCTCGGCGCGGCACTGGACTATCTGATGGAGTTGGGGATGAAGAACATCGCCGCGCATGAACACACCCTGCGCGACCATGCCCGCAACCGTCTGAGAGAGTTGAACTGGCTGCATGTTCAGGGCGACGCACCGGAGAAAGGGGCGATCTTCTCGCTGACCATGGACGGTGCACATGCGCATGACATCTCGACCATCCTCGACAAGCGCGGCATCGCCGTGCGCGCGGGCAGCCATTGCGCCATGCCGCTGATGGATTTCTACGACATCACCGCCTCGGCCCGCGCCAGCTTCGCGATGTATAACACGGTTCAAGAGGTCGACGCCCTGATCGACGGATTGCAATTCTGCCGAGAGCTTTTCGCCTGA
- a CDS encoding IS3 family transposase (programmed frameshift), protein MAGKREKPEDVVSKLRQVEVLQGQGATIAEAVRQIGVTEQTFYRWRKLYGGMQRSQLTRLKELEKENQRLRRAVSDLTLDKLILTEAAKGKLLSPSRRRKCIDHVRRELGVSERRACRALGQHRSTQRKIPQGRANEERLTDDIIELADKYGRYGYRMVTGLLNNAGWCVNHKRVERIWRREGLKVPQKQKKKGRLWLNDGSCVRLRPERPNHVWSYDFVQDRTADGRVYRTLNIIDEHTREALMIRVDRKLNSTDVLDALTDLFILRGTPEYIRSDNGPEFIAQKVREWIAAVGAKTAYIEPGSPWENGYCESFNARFRDELLNGEIFYSLREAQVLIEQWRIHYNTVRPHSALGYRPPAPESIVPMDQRPTMH, encoded by the exons ATGGCTGGGAAACGAGAGAAGCCCGAAGATGTTGTATCGAAGCTTCGGCAGGTAGAAGTTCTGCAAGGGCAAGGCGCAACGATTGCCGAGGCGGTGCGCCAGATCGGCGTGACGGAGCAGACGTTTTACCGCTGGCGTAAGCTCTATGGCGGGATGCAGCGGTCGCAGCTCACGCGGCTGAAAGAGCTGGAGAAAGAGAACCAACGGCTGCGACGGGCGGTGTCCGATTTGACCTTGGACAAGCTCATCCTGACGGAAGCGGCGA AAGGGAAACTTCTAAGCCCTTCGCGTCGTCGCAAGTGCATCGACCATGTGCGGCGGGAACTCGGCGTGTCCGAACGCCGCGCCTGCCGCGCGCTCGGTCAGCATCGATCTACGCAGCGCAAGATACCGCAGGGCCGCGCCAATGAAGAGCGTCTGACCGATGACATCATCGAACTGGCCGACAAATACGGGCGCTATGGATATCGCATGGTGACGGGTCTGCTGAACAACGCGGGCTGGTGTGTGAACCACAAGCGGGTCGAGCGCATCTGGCGACGTGAAGGGCTGAAGGTCCCGCAAAAGCAAAAGAAGAAAGGGCGGCTCTGGCTGAACGATGGGTCATGCGTCCGGCTCAGGCCGGAGCGTCCAAACCATGTCTGGTCATACGACTTCGTTCAAGACCGCACTGCTGACGGGCGGGTCTATCGGACGCTGAATATCATTGACGAACACACCAGGGAGGCGCTGATGATCCGCGTCGATCGCAAGCTCAACTCAACCGATGTGCTGGATGCATTGACCGACCTGTTCATCCTCCGCGGCACGCCGGAATACATAAGATCCGACAATGGGCCGGAATTTATCGCGCAGAAGGTGCGGGAGTGGATTGCAGCCGTCGGCGCGAAAACGGCTTACATCGAACCAGGCTCACCATGGGAAAACGGATACTGTGAAAGCTTCAATGCCCGGTTCCGCGACGAACTGCTCAACGGAGAAATCTTCTACAGCCTAAGGGAGGCCCAAGTCCTGATCGAGCAATGGCGTATCCACTACAACACAGTCAGGCCGCACAGCGCATTGGGTTACCGTCCGCCTGCGCCCGAAAGCATCGTCCCGATGGACCAGAGGCCCACGATGCACTAA
- a CDS encoding LacI family DNA-binding transcriptional regulator, translating to MPHRNKRRPLTLRDVSEASGVSEMTVSRVLRNRGDVSAATREKVLTAAKALGYVPNKIAGGLASQQVNLVAVVIPSLSNLVFPDVLTGISAELDDTPYQPVIGVTNYSLSREEAVLYDMLSWRPSGVILAGLEHNLAARAMLDAVSVPVIEIMDVDGDQIIDSAVGISHRQAGRQMAEEILAAGYRKIGFIGTHMPEDHRAKKRLEGFEAALNAAGVTLAAREFYQGGSSLSKGRELTERILQRQPDLDFLYYSNDMIGAGGLIWCLEKGYDIPGQLGLAGFNGVDLLEGLPVRLTTTDARRVEIGRRAARIVAGKEPRPDNGKLALSPHIMPGDTIRSVG from the coding sequence ATGCCGCACCGCAACAAACGCCGTCCTCTGACACTTCGGGATGTGTCTGAAGCATCAGGCGTATCGGAGATGACCGTAAGCCGCGTGTTGCGGAATCGAGGAGATGTTTCTGCTGCGACGCGCGAAAAGGTGCTGACTGCGGCCAAAGCGCTTGGTTACGTTCCCAACAAGATTGCTGGCGGTCTGGCCAGCCAGCAGGTCAACCTTGTGGCCGTGGTTATTCCGTCGCTGTCCAACCTTGTCTTTCCCGATGTGCTGACGGGGATTTCGGCAGAGCTTGACGATACGCCGTATCAGCCGGTCATAGGGGTGACGAATTATTCCTTGTCGCGTGAGGAGGCTGTTCTTTACGACATGCTGTCCTGGCGGCCCTCGGGCGTGATTCTGGCCGGGCTGGAACATAATCTGGCCGCGCGCGCGATGCTGGATGCGGTTTCGGTTCCGGTGATCGAGATCATGGATGTCGATGGCGATCAGATAATCGATTCAGCCGTCGGCATCAGCCACAGGCAAGCCGGCCGGCAGATGGCGGAGGAAATCCTGGCGGCAGGATATCGCAAGATCGGTTTCATCGGAACGCATATGCCGGAAGATCACAGGGCAAAGAAGCGGCTTGAGGGGTTTGAGGCGGCGTTGAACGCAGCCGGTGTTACGCTTGCCGCGCGGGAGTTCTATCAGGGCGGCTCTTCGCTTTCGAAAGGCCGCGAACTGACCGAACGGATATTGCAGCGTCAACCAGATCTGGACTTTCTGTACTACTCTAACGACATGATAGGCGCGGGCGGACTGATCTGGTGTCTTGAAAAAGGATACGACATTCCCGGCCAACTTGGCCTTGCCGGGTTCAATGGTGTCGACCTGCTGGAGGGGCTGCCAGTGCGCCTGACGACCACGGATGCCCGCAGGGTTGAAATCGGGCGTCGCGCGGCAAGAATTGTGGCGGGCAAGGAGCCGCGTCCTGACAATGGAAAGCTGGCGCTTTCCCCTCATATAATGCCGGGTGATACGATCCGATCGGTGGGATGA
- a CDS encoding UTRA domain-containing protein, with translation MPSVRPNETHHSRITEDMRRKIVDGEWPPGHQLTKETELAESYGVSRMTMNKALTQLTAEGFLIRRKRSGTFVAQSRAQSAVMEIGDIEREVTAQGLEYRWRLLSAVMRVPTKTVRNMLDMPPELDGRGFMLVEGLHFAQGVPFCHELRIIDPDIVPASIGQDFAAIVPGQWLLRSMPWTAASHRVRAVNARGADAQKLSIPSGRACLEVLRKTRMDHDWVTHVRLLYPGEAHQLIAEFAP, from the coding sequence ATGCCTTCAGTCAGACCGAATGAAACCCATCATTCCCGCATTACCGAGGATATGCGCCGCAAGATCGTCGATGGCGAATGGCCGCCCGGTCATCAGCTCACGAAAGAGACGGAACTGGCAGAAAGCTATGGCGTGTCGCGCATGACGATGAACAAGGCGCTGACGCAGCTGACCGCTGAAGGGTTTCTGATCCGCCGAAAGCGAAGCGGCACCTTCGTCGCTCAATCCCGCGCTCAATCGGCGGTCATGGAAATCGGTGATATAGAGCGTGAGGTAACCGCACAGGGGTTGGAGTATCGCTGGCGTTTGTTAAGCGCAGTGATGCGTGTGCCAACCAAAACGGTCCGCAACATGCTCGATATGCCACCGGAACTGGATGGTCGGGGCTTCATGCTCGTTGAGGGGTTGCATTTTGCGCAGGGGGTGCCGTTCTGTCACGAGCTGCGGATCATAGATCCCGATATTGTGCCCGCCTCGATCGGGCAGGATTTTGCCGCCATCGTGCCTGGGCAGTGGCTTTTGCGCTCCATGCCGTGGACAGCCGCCAGCCACCGTGTGCGTGCGGTGAATGCCCGCGGCGCAGATGCGCAGAAGCTGTCGATCCCGTCGGGCAGGGCCTGTCTGGAGGTGTTGCGCAAGACCCGCATGGATCACGACTGGGTCACCCATGTCAGATTGCTATACCCCGGAGAGGCCCATCAATTGATCGCCGAATTCGCACCGTGA
- the hutH gene encoding histidine ammonia-lyase: MAKTLRPGEVGLDMLASIYWKQTPARLDAGAKKAITASAKRIAEVAAGDQAVYGINTGFGKLASIRIAADDVATLQRNLILSHCCGVGEPLSPEVTRLVMALKLLSLGRGASGVRPELIELLEQMLEKGVLPVIPEKGSVGASGDLAPLAHMAAAMIGEGEAVFEGRTLPSADALASAGLAPCQLSAKEGLALINGTQVSTALALAGLFRAMRAFQASVVTGALSTDAAMGSTAPFAAEIHGLRGHQGQIDVAATLSLLLEGSEIRSSHAENDERVQDPYCLRCHPQVGGACLDLLRQCARTLEIEANAATDNPLVLSDGSVVSGGNFHAEPVAFAADQIALAVAEIGAIAQRRIALLVDPALSFGLPGFLTPKPGLNSGLMIAEVTSAALMSENKQLAHPASIDSTPTSANQEDHVSMACHGARRLLQMTENLFSIIGIEAISAAQGIAMRRPLSTSPALSSVVERLRQDVAELQEDRYMAPDLDVAARLVSSGELAAAANVRLPGLEPG; encoded by the coding sequence ATGGCTAAGACATTGAGACCGGGAGAAGTCGGGCTGGATATGCTTGCTTCCATATACTGGAAACAGACGCCGGCACGGTTGGATGCGGGCGCAAAGAAAGCCATCACCGCATCGGCGAAACGAATTGCCGAGGTCGCGGCAGGCGATCAGGCAGTCTACGGGATCAACACCGGTTTCGGAAAGCTGGCCTCGATCCGGATTGCCGCAGATGATGTGGCGACGCTTCAGCGCAATCTGATCCTGTCGCATTGCTGCGGCGTCGGAGAGCCGCTGTCGCCGGAAGTGACGCGCCTTGTCATGGCGCTGAAGCTGCTTTCGCTGGGCCGGGGTGCGTCAGGTGTCCGGCCAGAGCTGATTGAGCTGCTGGAGCAGATGCTTGAAAAGGGCGTGTTGCCTGTGATCCCGGAAAAGGGTTCTGTCGGCGCATCCGGTGATCTGGCCCCACTTGCCCACATGGCCGCCGCGATGATCGGTGAGGGCGAAGCGGTATTCGAAGGCCGGACGCTTCCGTCTGCCGACGCTCTGGCAAGCGCGGGGCTTGCACCTTGTCAACTGTCCGCGAAAGAGGGGCTGGCGCTGATCAACGGCACGCAGGTTTCCACGGCACTTGCGCTTGCCGGCCTGTTTCGTGCCATGCGCGCGTTTCAGGCTTCCGTCGTCACCGGCGCGCTTTCAACGGATGCGGCAATGGGTTCGACCGCCCCATTTGCCGCCGAAATCCACGGCCTGCGCGGGCATCAGGGCCAGATTGATGTGGCAGCGACATTGTCGCTGTTGCTAGAGGGATCTGAAATCCGCAGCAGCCATGCCGAAAATGATGAGCGTGTGCAGGACCCCTATTGCCTGCGTTGTCATCCACAGGTCGGTGGCGCCTGCCTTGATCTGTTGCGGCAATGCGCCCGCACGCTGGAGATTGAGGCGAACGCGGCCACCGATAATCCGCTGGTGCTGTCGGATGGCAGCGTCGTGTCCGGCGGAAACTTCCACGCCGAGCCGGTCGCCTTTGCCGCCGATCAGATCGCACTGGCCGTGGCGGAGATCGGGGCAATCGCGCAGCGCCGTATTGCCTTGCTGGTCGATCCGGCGTTGAGCTTTGGCCTGCCGGGATTCCTGACGCCCAAGCCGGGGCTGAACTCTGGCCTGATGATCGCGGAAGTCACCTCTGCCGCATTGATGAGCGAGAACAAGCAGCTTGCGCATCCCGCCAGCATCGATTCAACGCCGACATCCGCCAATCAGGAAGATCACGTTTCGATGGCCTGCCACGGTGCAAGACGACTTCTGCAAATGACCGAAAATCTTTTCAGCATCATCGGGATAGAGGCAATTTCTGCAGCGCAGGGCATCGCCATGCGTCGTCCGTTGTCCACTTCCCCGGCGCTGTCATCGGTCGTCGAACGGCTGCGGCAGGATGTGGCGGAACTGCAGGAAGATCGCTACATGGCACCGGACCTGGACGTCGCTGCCCGGCTGGTAAGCTCTGGCGAGTTAGCGGCGGCAGCAAATGTCAGACTGCCGGGGCTTGAGCCGGGCTGA
- a CDS encoding SDR family NAD(P)-dependent oxidoreductase: MTNDVENWLKSQMSYTGKRVLVTGASRGIGRSLAMGFAKAGADLILTARDANALDDAAAEIADLGRNAQKIACDQRDIDQIRKTLGDLGPVDVLVNNAGIEDVRPSADVDEALWDKIVDTNLKGAFFVASVVAAGMAKRGSGAIINIASLTSFVGVPTATPYTASKSGILGVTRALAAEWAPMGIRVNAIAPGYFRTGLTDVFYQDEEWVSEMTGKVPMGRLGKLEDLQGAALFLGAPASAYMTGQCLVVDGGYLASI, translated from the coding sequence ATGACGAATGACGTGGAAAACTGGCTGAAGTCCCAGATGTCTTACACGGGCAAACGTGTACTCGTGACAGGTGCCAGTCGTGGGATCGGTCGGTCGCTGGCTATGGGATTTGCCAAGGCCGGCGCCGATCTCATCTTGACCGCCCGCGACGCCAATGCGTTGGACGACGCCGCTGCCGAAATAGCTGATCTTGGTCGAAACGCCCAGAAAATCGCCTGCGATCAGCGCGATATAGACCAGATCCGCAAGACTTTAGGCGATCTTGGGCCGGTTGATGTTCTGGTTAACAATGCTGGTATAGAAGACGTGCGCCCCTCTGCCGACGTGGATGAGGCGCTGTGGGACAAAATCGTCGATACCAACCTGAAAGGTGCCTTCTTCGTGGCAAGTGTGGTTGCGGCTGGTATGGCAAAGCGCGGATCGGGCGCAATCATCAACATAGCCTCGCTGACCTCGTTCGTGGGGGTGCCCACCGCGACACCCTATACCGCATCAAAGTCCGGCATTCTCGGCGTGACGCGCGCGCTCGCGGCAGAGTGGGCGCCGATGGGTATCCGTGTGAACGCGATTGCACCGGGCTATTTCCGCACCGGGCTGACGGATGTGTTTTATCAGGATGAGGAGTGGGTCAGCGAGATGACGGGCAAGGTCCCGATGGGACGCTTGGGGAAGCTGGAAGATCTGCAAGGTGCTGCGCTTTTTCTGGGGGCGCCGGCATCTGCCTATATGACGGGCCAGTGTCTTGTTGTGGATGGCGGATATCTGGCGTCAATCTAG
- a CDS encoding ABC transporter ATP-binding protein, producing MNVKPAKQTDAQDHPAVQVRDVSMDFGNGVLAVDRASFDLEEGRFLTILGPSGSGKTTLLRMIAGFQKPTSGEIAIGGKPVDAMPPHRRSVGMVFQKLALFPHMTAAENVAFPLKMRRFNPSTIPSRVDQFLDLVRLRGYRDRRVHELSGGQQQRVAIARALVFEPELLLLDEPLAALDRKLREEMQLEFRRIQHELGVTTINVTHDQREALVVSDDIIVMDGGRIQQQAKPATMYRDPENTFVAGFLGVSTHLDGRATSDGIEVQGLKLSGAVEAGIQPGRDAHAVIRAEQIRIAALPETLSAYDVCLTGRVEDVIFEGERLLYIVSVPEMPDTLFRIYHHDPDNLDLFEIGQTASIAWNARDMKIFDRTQNVRNQPRQGE from the coding sequence ATGAACGTGAAACCGGCCAAGCAAACTGACGCGCAGGACCACCCGGCGGTGCAGGTGCGCGACGTCAGCATGGACTTCGGCAATGGCGTTCTGGCCGTTGACCGCGCCAGCTTTGATCTGGAAGAGGGGCGGTTTCTGACGATCCTTGGACCGTCGGGATCGGGTAAGACAACGCTGCTGCGTATGATCGCTGGATTTCAGAAACCGACCAGCGGCGAAATAGCGATTGGCGGCAAGCCGGTGGATGCGATGCCGCCACATCGGCGCTCTGTCGGGATGGTGTTTCAAAAGCTCGCCTTGTTCCCGCATATGACAGCGGCTGAGAATGTGGCCTTCCCGCTCAAGATGCGGCGATTCAACCCATCGACCATCCCGTCACGCGTTGACCAGTTTCTTGATCTGGTGCGCCTTCGCGGCTATCGCGACCGGCGCGTGCACGAACTGTCTGGCGGCCAGCAACAGCGTGTCGCCATTGCGCGCGCACTTGTGTTCGAACCGGAGCTTCTGCTGCTGGACGAACCTTTGGCGGCGCTTGACCGGAAGCTGCGGGAAGAAATGCAGCTGGAATTCCGCCGCATCCAGCATGAGCTTGGCGTGACGACCATCAATGTCACCCATGACCAGAGAGAGGCGCTTGTCGTCTCGGACGATATTATCGTCATGGATGGTGGGCGCATCCAGCAGCAGGCGAAGCCAGCCACGATGTATCGTGATCCTGAGAACACCTTTGTTGCGGGCTTCCTGGGTGTTTCGACACATCTCGACGGCCGCGCGACCTCTGACGGGATCGAAGTGCAGGGGCTGAAACTGTCCGGCGCGGTGGAGGCGGGCATTCAGCCGGGTCGTGATGCGCACGCTGTGATCCGTGCCGAGCAGATCCGGATTGCTGCCTTACCCGAAACGCTCAGCGCCTATGATGTTTGCCTCACGGGACGTGTTGAGGATGTTATTTTTGAAGGCGAGCGGCTGCTCTATATCGTTTCGGTTCCCGAAATGCCCGACACGCTTTTCCGTATCTATCACCACGATCCTGACAATCTTGACCTTTTCGAGATTGGCCAAACCGCCTCAATCGCGTGGAACGCGCGTGACATGAAGATATTCGACCGGACGCAAAATGTCCGCAACCAACCACGACAGGGAGAATGA
- a CDS encoding ABC transporter substrate-binding protein, whose protein sequence is MKYLINRRAMLRAGVASSGAMALSAFPATRLFAQEPEKPAQIIVRAWGGEWVESLKRGVSDPFTEATGIQVVHDLTEDNEIQPKIWAAVAQNRTPPIHINWDTTTNATKSALRGVTEDLSDLSNLSNTTDLAKPVGLDGFPIVNTYGYVYVLAYRPEAFPDGPPTSWKDLLDPIFKGRIALYNDGIGFHFPAQVAGGGSLDGIPDDMQPCWDFISQIKEQDPLLGEDPDFTTWFQNGEIDAACTISTNALAARSNGIDIAWTVPEEGCKFDTDGLWIPKGLPENELYWAKQYINFAISPEAQQVWLDGLGLPGVVPGLTPPEGLAGDPSYPTEPEDFEDLIRISSLVQVENESDWFAKFKEIMQG, encoded by the coding sequence ATGAAATATCTGATCAATCGCCGCGCGATGTTGCGTGCAGGCGTCGCCAGCAGCGGTGCGATGGCTTTGTCGGCATTTCCCGCCACCCGCCTTTTTGCGCAGGAGCCTGAAAAGCCCGCGCAGATCATCGTTCGGGCATGGGGCGGCGAATGGGTGGAGTCGCTGAAGCGCGGTGTCTCTGACCCTTTCACCGAGGCGACAGGAATTCAGGTTGTCCATGATCTGACCGAGGATAACGAGATTCAGCCGAAGATCTGGGCGGCGGTTGCCCAGAACCGAACGCCGCCCATCCATATCAACTGGGACACGACGACAAACGCCACCAAGTCGGCTTTGCGCGGTGTAACCGAAGACCTGTCGGACCTGTCCAACCTGTCGAATACGACAGATCTGGCCAAACCCGTGGGCCTTGATGGTTTCCCGATCGTGAACACTTATGGTTACGTCTACGTTCTGGCCTACCGCCCCGAGGCCTTTCCCGACGGTCCGCCGACGTCTTGGAAAGACCTGCTGGACCCCATATTCAAGGGAAGGATCGCACTTTATAATGACGGGATCGGCTTTCACTTCCCGGCGCAGGTTGCGGGCGGTGGTTCGCTTGACGGCATCCCGGACGATATGCAGCCCTGCTGGGATTTCATATCGCAGATCAAGGAACAGGACCCGCTGCTTGGTGAAGACCCGGATTTCACCACATGGTTCCAGAATGGAGAGATTGACGCCGCCTGCACGATCTCGACCAACGCCCTTGCCGCGCGCAGCAACGGCATCGATATTGCCTGGACTGTCCCGGAAGAGGGGTGCAAGTTCGACACGGACGGGCTGTGGATACCGAAAGGTCTTCCCGAAAACGAACTCTACTGGGCCAAGCAATATATCAACTTTGCGATCTCGCCCGAGGCCCAGCAGGTCTGGCTTGACGGGTTGGGGCTTCCGGGGGTTGTGCCCGGTCTGACCCCGCCCGAGGGGCTGGCGGGGGATCCGTCCTATCCGACCGAGCCAGAGGATTTCGAAGATCTCATCCGTATCTCGTCGCTTGTTCAGGTCGAAAACGAAAGCGACTGGTTCGCGAAGTTCAAGGAAATCATGCAGGGCTGA
- a CDS encoding ABC transporter permease, with protein MAENRDEKFRYPLRWRLMDAAEAVLDIIWPRRFSAWTGWVLLLPAILLVGILVLGLVVIADSSLHVLDRSTFLPSEAYTFENYATIADSATYWRIFWRSGLGALLTVVFTLILAFPFAYILVRTRSALTRKLLLVALFLPFFIGQVVRAYGMLILLGSNGMANEALGLIGVEPLRLLFNFPAVVFGLVQYMLPFAVLMLAPALTGIPQEIETAASSLGANWWRSLWHVVLPMAKPGLVGAGVVVGTLSLTDFAMPAMLGGGSQDFIANAIYDQFFRTADQGLGAALAMLLVLLGSVLVAIVIGLFGAGTMGMGARK; from the coding sequence ATGGCTGAAAATCGGGATGAGAAATTCAGATACCCCCTGCGTTGGCGTCTGATGGATGCCGCAGAGGCGGTGCTGGATATCATCTGGCCGCGCCGTTTCTCGGCATGGACTGGCTGGGTGTTGCTTTTGCCCGCAATCTTGCTGGTTGGCATACTCGTTCTGGGACTGGTGGTGATCGCCGACAGTTCATTGCACGTCCTTGATCGCAGCACCTTTCTGCCGTCGGAAGCGTATACGTTTGAAAACTACGCGACGATTGCCGACAGTGCGACCTATTGGCGGATATTCTGGCGCTCCGGCCTTGGTGCGTTGTTGACCGTTGTTTTTACGCTGATCCTTGCCTTCCCCTTCGCCTATATCCTTGTACGCACGCGCAGCGCACTGACACGCAAGCTTTTGCTGGTCGCGCTGTTTCTGCCGTTCTTCATCGGACAGGTTGTCAGGGCCTATGGAATGCTGATCCTGCTGGGCAGCAATGGTATGGCGAATGAGGCACTTGGTCTGATCGGGGTAGAGCCGCTGCGGCTTTTGTTCAACTTTCCGGCGGTCGTGTTCGGGCTGGTGCAATATATGCTGCCCTTTGCCGTGCTGATGCTTGCGCCCGCGCTGACGGGGATCCCGCAAGAGATCGAGACGGCGGCAAGCTCTTTGGGTGCGAACTGGTGGCGCAGCCTGTGGCATGTGGTTCTGCCGATGGCCAAGCCCGGTCTGGTGGGCGCCGGAGTGGTTGTGGGCACCCTTTCGCTGACCGATTTCGCCATGCCCGCGATGCTGGGCGGCGGGTCGCAGGATTTTATTGCCAACGCGATCTATGACCAGTTCTTCAGGACTGCGGATCAGGGGTTGGGTGCCGCACTTGCCATGCTTCTGGTGCTGCTCGGCTCGGTTCTGGTCGCGATCGTTATCGGGCTGTTTGGCGCAGGGACGATGGGGATGGGTGCGCGCAAATGA
- a CDS encoding ABC transporter permease, whose translation MISPTQRFLFRLIVLFCLLILTLPTIIVVGASFTQGNIIAFPPEGFSLQWYEKIAMARELRQAFWRSLLVSFICLLVSVPIGTLAGIALTRYRLRFSNALQVYLLLPFTIPLIGSGIGMMLVFGGWGILGNVWPVGVACAVINLPFIIWSVSSSAASLDPDLELAAANCGAGRVETFFHVTLPGVMPGVITGGLLMFVLAMTEFLVSLLLTDARTVTLPVQIYNNIRSIITPDLAAISSVFVLLALIAVWLLDRLVGLEIFLKSK comes from the coding sequence ATGATCAGCCCGACGCAAAGATTTCTGTTCCGTCTGATCGTTCTGTTCTGTCTGTTGATCCTGACATTGCCGACGATCATCGTCGTTGGCGCGTCTTTCACGCAGGGTAATATCATCGCATTCCCGCCCGAAGGCTTTTCGCTGCAATGGTATGAGAAAATCGCTATGGCGAGGGAGTTGCGTCAGGCCTTCTGGCGATCCCTGCTGGTCTCTTTCATCTGCCTGCTGGTATCGGTGCCAATCGGCACTCTGGCGGGTATCGCGCTGACACGCTATCGCCTGCGGTTTTCGAATGCGCTTCAGGTCTATCTGCTGCTGCCCTTTACCATTCCGCTGATCGGGTCCGGCATCGGCATGATGCTGGTGTTTGGGGGTTGGGGTATTCTTGGAAATGTCTGGCCGGTTGGCGTGGCCTGCGCGGTCATTAACCTGCCTTTCATTATCTGGTCTGTTTCATCCTCTGCCGCGTCGCTGGACCCGGACCTGGAGCTTGCGGCGGCCAATTGCGGGGCAGGGCGGGTAGAGACGTTCTTTCATGTCACCTTGCCCGGCGTCATGCCCGGCGTCATCACGGGCGGGCTGCTGATGTTCGTGCTGGCAATGACCGAATTCCTTGTCAGCCTGTTGCTGACAGATGCGCGGACTGTGACGCTGCCCGTGCAGATCTACAACAATATTCGTTCAATCATCACGCCGGACCTCGCCGCCATTTCGTCGGTCTTTGTGCTGCTGGCGCTGATTGCGGTCTGGCTACTGGACCGGTTGGTCGGGCTGGAAATTTTTCTCAAATCTAAATGA